TCCCTTCAACGCCTCTTAATATATGGTCTGAGCGGCCCGATTATTGCTGTCAATATCTGGCTGCTATCAGTGCTATTTCGCTATTTCCAGCATCCGATTACCGTCCTGAGTATTGCAGCGATTCTGGCTTTTTTACTAAATTATCCCGTTAAGTTCTTTGAACGCGCTCGGATCACTCACACTCAGGCAGTGATCATTGTTTTACTAGCAACTTTAACCTTGTTGGTGATTCTGGGCGTCACACTAGTGCCGATGCTCATTGACCAAACAATCCAACTGTTAAATAAGATTCCTGATTGGTTAACCACCAGTCAAGCAAACCTCTCACAGTTTGAAGCGATCGCTAAACAGCGACGTTTGCCCCTTGATCTCAGGGTTGTCAGTAATCAAATCAATGTCAACATCCAGAATCTGGTGCAACAACTAGCTTCTGGTGCTGTGGGATTTGCTGGGACATTGTTGTCAGGATTACTTGACATAGTGTTAGTAGTGGTACTGGCGTTTTATATGCTTTTGTATGGCGATCGCGTCTGGTATGGTCTAGTCAATCTTTTGCCGTCGAATATTGCAGTTCCCCTAACCAGATCCTTGCAGCTCAATTTCCAAAACTTTTTCCTCAGTCAATTTTTGCTGGGGATATTTATGGTATTGACTCTTACCCCAATTTTCTTAGCACTGAAAGTACCGTTTGCCCTATTATTTGCCATACTCATTGGTCTATCCGAACTCATTCCCTTTATCGGCGCGTCTTTGGGCATTGGTTTGGTGACAATACTAGTACTACTGCAAAATTGGTGGTTAGCAGTTCAAGTTGCCTTAGCAGCTATTCTCATGCAGCAGCTTAAAGATAACCTATTAGCTCCCAGGTTACTCGGCGAATTTATTGGACTTAATCCCATCTGGATTTTTGTTGCTATCTTGATGGGATTTGAAATTGCTGGATTATTAGGGACACTAGTTGCTGTTCCAATAGCCGGTACTATTAAAGGCACTTTCGATGCTATCAAAAGTGGCAAAGCTAATGACTTTGTATCAACAACTGTGACTATTGCTCATGACTCACCTCCAGAGAGAGAGAGGGGATAAAGGGAGAGGGGGAAGAAGAACTAATGCACCTGATTTTTTACTTAGTATAAAAAAGCCATTCTTTTATTAAAGTATGGTTTGCTATTAATTCATTTAGTTGTAAATGAGCAATGTTGATTTTTGCAAGATGCCTCAAATCTAAACTTGCACAATCAGTCATCACAATTCACAATGATATTAATTATGATTTGCTAAAACCATTAAGCATAATTGCTTAAGTAAAAGCAAATACACAAAGTAAACGCTTTACCAGTACGCAAGAAGTTTAGTATCAAGTTTAGTTATTTTTGAGTTCAGTACTTAACTTAAAAATTGTTGATGGATGCTTCCGAGCTATTAGAAACAATTACACTCCTGATTGACCAGGCTGAGCGAGGAGAAATTGATCCTTGGGATGTCCAGGTGATTGAGGTAATTGACCGTTATTTAGAACTGATGGCACCAGAGGCAACTACAAGAGGCTATGAAGCCGATTTGTCTCAATCTGGACAGGCTTTTTTATCAGCATCTATGCTTGTGTTATTCAAAGCAAATACCTTGATGCAATTGTCTTCGGTTATAAATACACAAGATGATGTATTGAATGATGCAATCTTAGAAAGTGAAGATGGAGTATTACATCAAGGTCATCGTCTGCCATTAGAACGGCAATTGCGTCGTCGCCCATCAGCAATGCCACCACCCAAACGCCGTGTGACTCTGCAAGAATTAATCGAGCAATTGCAGATCATGGCGAACCAACTGAAACTAGTACAGAAAGTTAGTAAACCTGTCCGTACCAAGCGCCAACCTAGCGTTCAGAGTATGCGGGAGGCTTTAGAGCTAGCTCACCAAGAAAATCTCACAGAAGTAGCTGGAGAATTGGAGCAGGTATTGTATCTTTCAGCAAAAGAGCTATCTTTAGAACAAAATTACTTGAATTTGGAACAACTTGTTGATTTGTGGACTCAGACAAAGCAACCATACCAAAATGAGTCTAGCCACCATTCAAAAGAAAGTCACCTAGTTAGCGTTTTCTGGGCGCTTCTACTGCTTT
This region of Nostoc sp. UHCC 0302 genomic DNA includes:
- a CDS encoding ScpA family protein; amino-acid sequence: MDASELLETITLLIDQAERGEIDPWDVQVIEVIDRYLELMAPEATTRGYEADLSQSGQAFLSASMLVLFKANTLMQLSSVINTQDDVLNDAILESEDGVLHQGHRLPLERQLRRRPSAMPPPKRRVTLQELIEQLQIMANQLKLVQKVSKPVRTKRQPSVQSMREALELAHQENLTEVAGELEQVLYLSAKELSLEQNYLNLEQLVDLWTQTKQPYQNESSHHSKESHLVSVFWALLLLSAQSKVELFQEEFYQEIKIRLLTDSANLGKPLEKPMN
- a CDS encoding AI-2E family transporter; translated protein: MRRSTSLQRLLIYGLSGPIIAVNIWLLSVLFRYFQHPITVLSIAAILAFLLNYPVKFFERARITHTQAVIIVLLATLTLLVILGVTLVPMLIDQTIQLLNKIPDWLTTSQANLSQFEAIAKQRRLPLDLRVVSNQINVNIQNLVQQLASGAVGFAGTLLSGLLDIVLVVVLAFYMLLYGDRVWYGLVNLLPSNIAVPLTRSLQLNFQNFFLSQFLLGIFMVLTLTPIFLALKVPFALLFAILIGLSELIPFIGASLGIGLVTILVLLQNWWLAVQVALAAILMQQLKDNLLAPRLLGEFIGLNPIWIFVAILMGFEIAGLLGTLVAVPIAGTIKGTFDAIKSGKANDFVSTTVTIAHDSPPERERG